GCCCCCTGCCGCTGAGCGAGGTGCAGGACACCGCTGGCCTGGCGCTGGACGTGTTCCGGGCCTGGTTTGAGGGACGTGGAGTGGTGCTCCGGCACGGGCGCCTTGAAGACACCGCCACCGCCGAACTGGCCCGCGCCCTGCTGTGGCAGTGGGTGCGGGCCCAGGCGCCGTTAGCAGACGGCGCTCGCCTCAGGCCCGAGACCTATCTGGCCCTGCGCCGCCGCCTCTGCCCAGACACCGCGCCAGAAGCCCGGCTGCTGGACCACCTTGTTCTCTCCCCCACTGCGCCCGCGTACTTTCCGCAGGAGGCGCAGCGCCTGGGATTGACGCCCCACCCACCGGAGGAAGCCCTTGACCGCTGACCTGACTGCCCTGGCCCGCCGCGCCCTCCTGGCCTGCGCCGACCTGGCGCGCTTTACCGAGACGCCAGGTGAGATTACGCGCACCTTCCTGTGCCCCCCAAGCCGCGACGTGACCGCGTACCTGACCGCCTGGGCGCAGGCCTTGGGCCTGAGTGTGCGCGGCGACGCCGCTGGCAACCTGCGGGCCCGGCGCGAGGGGCCAGGCCCTGACGCCCCCACCCTCTACCTGGGCTCGCATGTGGACACGGTGCCCAATGCGGGGGCTTACGACGGCGTACTGGGCGTGACGCTGGCCTTCGCTGTCGCCGAGGCGCTGCGGGACGCGCCGCTGCCCTTTGCGCTCGAACTGCTGGCCTTCAGCGAGGAGGAAGGGGTGCGCTACGGTGTGCCGTTCATTGGCAGCCGGGCGCTGGTGGGCACCCTGGACGAGTTGCTGCCCCTCGTGGACGCCCAGGGGATCAGCGTGGCCGAAGCCCTGAGCACCTACGGCCTGGACCTTACCCAGTTGCCTGAGGCCGCCGTCACGGGCCAGAGTCTGGGGTTTCTGGAATTCCATATCGAGCAGGGGCCGGTGCTACAGGCGGCCGGGGCCAGTCTGGGCATCGTCACAGCCATTGCGGGGCAGAGTCGACTGCTGCTGGAGTGGACCGGGCAGGCAGCCCACGCCGGCACCACCCCCATGCCGCACCGCCGCGACGCGCTGGCCGCCGCCGCGCGGTTTGTGGTCGCCGCCGAGGACCGGGCGCGCACCACGCCGGGGCTGGTGGCCACGGTGGGAATGCTGAGCGCCCAGCCTGGGGCCATCAACGTGATTCCGGGTTCGGCGCAGGCCACCCTCGACATCCGCCACGAACGCGACGAGGTGCGCCAGGCAGCCCTGACGGCCCTGCTGGCCGACGCCCACTGCTTGGCCAGAGAACGCGGCGTGACTCTGACCGTCACCGAGAAGATGACCCAGCCGGCGGTGCCCATGGACGGGGAGCTTCAGACCCGGCTGCGCCGCGCGGCGGCTGAGGAGGGGCTGAGCGTTCCTGATCTGCCCAGCGGCGCGGGCCACGACGCCATGATCCTGGCGGGGCGAATGCCGGCCGCCATGTTGTTTCTGCGCTCACCAAACGCCCTGAGCCACCACCCCGACGAAACCGTGATGCCAGAGGACGTAGAAGCCGCCCTGCGGGTGGGCGTGCGCTTTGTGCAGGGGCTGGCTGCTGACACTGGGGGCCAGCCATGACGCTGGACCTGCTGCTGCGCGGCGGCACGCTGGTCACGCCCGCTGGCCCGCTGCGCGCCGACCTGGGCGTGGAGGGCGGCCAGATTGTCACCCTGGCGCTGGAGATTTACGCCCCCGCCCATCAGGAGATTAATGCGGCGGGGCTCCATATCTTTCCTGGCGTGGTGGACGCCCATGTCCATCTGAACGAGCCGGGCCGCACCCACTGGGAAGGCTTCGACACAGGCACCAGGGCGCTGGCCG
Above is a window of Deinococcus betulae DNA encoding:
- a CDS encoding allantoate amidohydrolase, which gives rise to MTADLTALARRALLACADLARFTETPGEITRTFLCPPSRDVTAYLTAWAQALGLSVRGDAAGNLRARREGPGPDAPTLYLGSHVDTVPNAGAYDGVLGVTLAFAVAEALRDAPLPFALELLAFSEEEGVRYGVPFIGSRALVGTLDELLPLVDAQGISVAEALSTYGLDLTQLPEAAVTGQSLGFLEFHIEQGPVLQAAGASLGIVTAIAGQSRLLLEWTGQAAHAGTTPMPHRRDALAAAARFVVAAEDRARTTPGLVATVGMLSAQPGAINVIPGSAQATLDIRHERDEVRQAALTALLADAHCLARERGVTLTVTEKMTQPAVPMDGELQTRLRRAAAEEGLSVPDLPSGAGHDAMILAGRMPAAMLFLRSPNALSHHPDETVMPEDVEAALRVGVRFVQGLAADTGGQP